In Thermorudis peleae, a genomic segment contains:
- the accB gene encoding acetyl-CoA carboxylase biotin carboxyl carrier protein, with amino-acid sequence MTWSSEQKQQIDHVDLVPDYVSLTNVIRELVTLMEQAGLRRLEVAQGSLHIVLEAAEQRTPPTSAAPLAPAPSGAAPASSATEDPALYTVRAPLVGTFYAAPSPDAEPFVQVGDHVEAGQTIGIISAMKVMNEITTEYAGTVIAILVENGQAVEYGQPLIQIRRDSAG; translated from the coding sequence GTGACATGGTCAAGCGAGCAGAAGCAGCAAATAGATCACGTTGATCTTGTTCCTGATTATGTATCCTTGACGAATGTCATTCGTGAGCTTGTCACGCTGATGGAGCAGGCAGGACTCCGGCGGCTCGAAGTTGCCCAGGGGTCGTTACATATTGTCCTCGAGGCAGCAGAACAGCGTACCCCCCCGACGAGCGCAGCACCGCTGGCACCTGCACCCTCTGGTGCTGCCCCAGCAAGCTCAGCGACTGAGGATCCAGCACTCTATACCGTGCGTGCCCCGCTCGTCGGCACCTTCTACGCTGCACCTTCTCCTGATGCTGAGCCATTTGTACAAGTCGGAGATCACGTTGAAGCAGGGCAAACGATCGGCATTATCTCCGCGATGAAGGTGATGAACGAGATTACGACTGAGTATGCCGGTACCGTTATCGCTATTCTAGTTGAGAACGGGCAAGCAGTAGAATATGGTCAGCCGCTGATTCAAATTCGCCGCGACTCAGCTGGATGA
- the efp gene encoding elongation factor P — translation MIETGDLRKGLTLLIDGELYRILDYQHVKQGRGSAFVRLTMRNLRTGATITTTYQAGSRFQLAPLERHRVQYLYQDADQYHFMDLDTYEQFALDREALGEAVNYLKENLTLDLLTYEGQPVEVELPVTVELQVVETDPGIRGDTATGGGKPAKLETGLVVTVPLFVNVGDIVKVDTRTGEYLERVQ, via the coding sequence ATGATTGAGACAGGCGATCTGCGTAAAGGGCTGACGTTACTCATTGATGGGGAACTCTACCGGATCCTCGATTACCAGCATGTCAAGCAGGGGCGCGGTAGTGCTTTTGTGCGCCTTACCATGCGCAATCTCCGTACCGGAGCAACGATCACAACCACCTATCAAGCAGGTTCACGGTTCCAACTTGCTCCACTCGAGCGTCACCGCGTCCAGTATCTTTATCAAGACGCAGATCAATACCATTTCATGGACCTCGACACCTATGAGCAATTTGCACTCGACCGAGAAGCACTTGGCGAAGCGGTGAACTACCTGAAAGAGAACTTGACGCTTGATCTGTTAACCTATGAAGGGCAACCGGTTGAAGTTGAACTTCCAGTTACAGTCGAATTGCAAGTTGTTGAGACTGATCCTGGTATTCGTGGTGACACCGCAACCGGCGGTGGCAAACCAGCCAAGCTTGAAACTGGCTTAGTAGTCACTGTCCCGCTCTTTGTTAACGTTGGCGATATTGTGAAAGTTGACACGCGAACAGGCGAATACCTGGAGCGCGTGCAGTAA
- the xseB gene encoding exodeoxyribonuclease VII small subunit has protein sequence MADEHSAPFDGEQPAIEVYEQLVAEIEQIVQRLESGTLTLTEALQEYQRGIELIRLCNSILDQAELKITELATGLTLADGQAPPMRGDYTEYFQSRTLHDEFQTVFHIENEPDDELN, from the coding sequence ATGGCTGATGAGCACTCTGCCCCGTTCGACGGTGAGCAGCCAGCCATCGAAGTCTACGAGCAACTCGTGGCAGAGATTGAACAGATTGTCCAGCGGCTTGAATCTGGCACGCTGACACTTACAGAAGCGCTCCAAGAATATCAGCGTGGTATCGAACTCATTCGCCTCTGCAACAGCATTCTTGACCAAGCTGAGCTGAAGATTACAGAACTTGCAACTGGCCTCACACTCGCAGATGGACAAGCACCACCAATGCGTGGCGACTACACAGAATACTTCCAGTCACGCACGCTTCACGACGAGTTTCAAACGGTCTTTCATATCGAGAATGAGCCCGACGATGAACTCAACTGA
- the xseA gene encoding exodeoxyribonuclease VII large subunit translates to MQHIFNVSDITEYIQEILENDQILRDVWIQGEVTNFVRSSNGHIYFSLRDERSQIKCVLFRRDAIRQLFLPKNGDAVVVHGAVRVYEPNGVYQLYADLIHPIGEGLLRQRFQALYTKLEREGLFDPSRKRPLPPRPRYIGVITSPVGAVWHDIQTILRRRYPLAHLLLAPALVQGEDAPATIIAALEALHRDGRAELIVLARGGGSLEDLWCFNDEQLVRALFASRIPIVSAIGHETDYTLCDFVADLRAPTPSAAAEQITPDIRDLQQAVWGYAQRASQATELLLAHQRALIRSFSARLDHASPRRVIDDGRIRLDDIVGRMNSILATQLQRARMHLTSLERELTLLHPRHPLERGYSIIVDPTTRRWLHSAGELSDPQAVHVIFADGHAEGTIRPVSKAQGGHNG, encoded by the coding sequence ATGCAGCATATTTTCAATGTCTCAGACATAACCGAATACATTCAGGAGATTCTCGAGAACGATCAGATCCTACGCGATGTCTGGATTCAAGGAGAAGTCACAAATTTTGTGCGCTCATCAAATGGCCACATCTACTTTTCACTTCGCGATGAGCGATCGCAGATTAAATGCGTGCTCTTTCGTCGCGATGCAATACGGCAGCTTTTCTTGCCTAAAAATGGCGACGCCGTTGTCGTCCACGGAGCAGTTCGGGTCTATGAGCCGAACGGCGTCTACCAGTTGTATGCAGACCTCATTCACCCGATTGGTGAAGGGCTCTTACGCCAGCGTTTCCAAGCACTCTACACTAAGCTTGAGCGTGAGGGACTTTTCGACCCATCACGCAAACGTCCCCTGCCACCGCGGCCACGATACATTGGCGTTATTACCTCGCCAGTAGGAGCAGTCTGGCATGACATCCAGACGATCCTGCGTCGACGCTACCCGCTGGCACATCTTCTTCTTGCTCCAGCACTGGTGCAAGGCGAAGACGCCCCCGCGACGATCATTGCTGCGCTGGAGGCACTCCACCGTGATGGACGGGCCGAACTGATTGTCCTTGCGAGAGGCGGCGGCTCGCTTGAGGACCTCTGGTGCTTCAATGATGAACAACTTGTCCGTGCGCTTTTCGCATCCCGTATCCCAATCGTTTCGGCGATTGGCCATGAGACGGACTATACGCTCTGCGACTTCGTCGCCGATCTCCGCGCACCAACACCTTCAGCAGCGGCTGAACAGATCACACCAGACATCCGTGATTTACAGCAAGCGGTTTGGGGATATGCCCAGCGTGCCAGTCAGGCTACCGAACTCCTGCTCGCACATCAGCGTGCACTGATCCGTAGCTTCTCTGCCCGGCTTGACCACGCCAGCCCGCGACGGGTTATCGACGATGGTCGCATCCGACTTGACGACATTGTTGGACGCATGAACAGCATCCTTGCCACTCAGTTGCAGCGAGCACGCATGCACCTCACAAGCCTTGAGCGTGAATTGACGCTCCTTCACCCTCGGCACCCGCTCGAGCGGGGCTATAGCATTATTGTGGATCCCACAACTCGCCGGTGGCTTCATTCGGCTGGCGAACTTTCTGATCCGCAGGCAGTGCACGTGATTTTTGCTGATGGGCATGCTGAGGGCACAATTCGTCCGGTATCCAAAGCACAAGGAGGCCACAATGGCTGA
- a CDS encoding M24 family metallopeptidase, with the protein MNRIHRLSRLRALLSERALDAVVITHPSNRFWLSGYTGEDIAPNESAGHVVITHQEAYLVVSTMNAPQARQEAPHFQIYDRERNFARADALLLQECGARRIGFEDGAILYQDYQTLSQTLGEGISLEPLGSAVDALREVKTADELERIIHAQQITEQALLTALAEFTPGQTERTLARRLDQAMLEHGADRPAFPTIVASGPNAALPHHTPGDRSIAPGETVVIDMGAMVDGYCADLTRTVWFGELPSEAEYAFTVVLQALEAVERQLHAGMTGKAADGIAREHIAAAGYGEAFTHSLGHGVGVRVHEGPALSPRNEEPLPAGSVVTLEPGIYRPGQFGIRIEDLVVIEPDGLRILTTVPKRITLPLA; encoded by the coding sequence CTCAGCGGCTACACCGGCGAAGATATTGCCCCGAACGAGTCAGCAGGGCACGTGGTTATCACGCACCAGGAAGCTTACTTGGTCGTTTCAACCATGAACGCACCACAAGCACGACAAGAAGCACCACACTTCCAAATTTACGACCGTGAACGCAACTTTGCCCGTGCCGATGCGCTCTTACTCCAAGAATGTGGTGCCCGTCGCATAGGCTTTGAAGATGGGGCGATCCTTTACCAGGACTATCAAACGCTCTCACAGACGCTTGGTGAAGGGATAAGCCTTGAGCCGCTTGGTTCGGCGGTTGATGCACTGCGTGAGGTCAAAACTGCCGACGAGCTTGAACGTATCATTCACGCACAGCAGATCACCGAGCAAGCGCTGCTGACTGCACTTGCCGAGTTCACGCCAGGACAGACGGAGCGCACACTTGCGAGGCGCCTTGATCAAGCCATGCTTGAACACGGTGCTGATCGCCCAGCTTTCCCGACAATTGTGGCCAGTGGCCCCAACGCTGCATTGCCACATCATACCCCGGGTGATCGCTCAATTGCACCGGGTGAAACGGTGGTCATCGATATGGGCGCAATGGTCGATGGCTATTGCGCTGACCTGACTCGAACTGTCTGGTTCGGTGAACTTCCGTCGGAAGCGGAATACGCATTTACCGTTGTCCTCCAAGCGCTTGAAGCAGTCGAACGGCAACTCCACGCCGGTATGACCGGCAAAGCAGCCGATGGAATTGCACGCGAGCACATCGCGGCAGCAGGGTATGGGGAAGCGTTCACCCATTCACTGGGACATGGGGTAGGCGTTCGCGTTCACGAGGGCCCTGCGCTCTCTCCGCGCAATGAGGAGCCGCTGCCTGCTGGTAGCGTCGTGACACTTGAGCCGGGAATTTATCGACCCGGGCAGTTTGGCATCCGCATTGAAGACCTCGTTGTCATCGAGCCAGATGGGCTGCGTATACTCACAACAGTACCGAAGCGGATCACACTGCCGCTCGCATGA
- a CDS encoding histidine triad nucleotide-binding protein: MTEQSCIFCAIAAGQQPATVVYRDDRVTAFWDIRPQAKVHVLIIPNQHFSSLDDAINADPALLGHCLQVAARLAREQGIHTTGYRVVTNVGPHSGQSVFHLHFHLLGGNPLRLALG, from the coding sequence ATGACTGAGCAGTCTTGCATTTTCTGCGCAATTGCAGCTGGACAGCAGCCAGCTACTGTTGTCTATCGCGATGATCGTGTCACGGCGTTTTGGGATATCCGCCCTCAGGCCAAAGTCCATGTGCTGATTATCCCAAACCAGCACTTTTCATCGTTGGACGACGCTATCAATGCTGACCCAGCGCTTCTCGGGCACTGCCTCCAGGTTGCAGCGCGGTTGGCTCGCGAGCAGGGAATCCACACCACAGGATATCGTGTGGTGACGAATGTTGGTCCCCATTCGGGGCAAAGTGTCTTTCACTTGCATTTCCATCTTCTTGGTGGCAATCCGCTTCGACTCGCGCTTGGCTAG